CCATCCTCGCCGAGCGCAACGCGGAGATCCGCGAGTTGCGCGCGAACGAATCCTGGCTCGAAACGCTCGCTCAACGCGCCAGCCGCTTCTTCTGAGGAGGCCACGACGACCTGGTCGGCGGTCGACACCGCGACGTTCTCCTCCGCTGTTCCGGTGCTCGCGTGCTCGTCAACGACGCCGTCCGTGCAGGCCTCGAGATCGCCCTCGCCGACCGGAAAGTGGACGTCCGGGAGTCACGTTCGAGAGTCCCTGGTCGGTCCGGTTCGACAGCCGAGTTCGACGGGATGTCCATGAACAACGAAGGCCGTGGCGTCAAGTTCTACTTCCACGGACCGAACCTCGCCGACCTCGACGTCCTCGAGATCGAAGCCCAATAGTGCCCGGATACGCACCTACTCCCGAAAACTGACGGCCCCGGACCCTCATGTTCGAAACCATATCCGCCATGGGCTCCCGTTCGATGCTCATCGCGTTCGCATCCGCACTCGTCACGCTCGCACTGATCAGCATCCCGACCGTGACGAACCCAGGGGGTGGCGTCGGCCTCTCCAATCCGTACTACGCGTTCGCCGTTATCACCCTCACGGCGTGCATCGTGCTCTCGGGCACCTGGCTCGCGATCGATCAGTTCCGCTAACGCCGGTCCGCCGAGTACCGGCACGGCTACGGCAACGAGGCGCCGACGGCGTCACTACGTGCCGCCGTTCAGGACGATCTCGCGGACCTCGATGATGCGGTCGTCCGCGAGCAGCGCCTCGATGGCGGCGTCCGGGACGTCGCCGTCGACGTTGTACACCGTGAGCGCTTCCCCGCCGATGGTCTCGCGGGCGTTGAACATCCCCGCGATGTTCACGTCGTACTCGCCCATCACGGACCCGATGAGGCCGATGACGCCGGGCTCGTCCGCGTTCCGCGCGATGACCATCCGGCCGTGGGGAATGGCATCCACGCGGTAGCCGTCGACGCGAACGATACGGGGGTCGTCGCCCGCGAACAGCGTCCCACAGACCGAGACCTCCGCCTCGCCGTCGCTGACGGTGACGGTGACGAGGCTCTGGAAGTCGTCGCTACTCCGTGACTTCGACTCCGTGACTTCGACGCCGCGCTCCTCCGCGATCCGCGGCGCGTTCACCGCGTTCACCTGCCACTCCAGGGGCTCGAACACGCCCTTGAGCGCGCTCGCGGTGACGAGCTCGACGTCCTCCTCCGCGATGTCGCCCTCGTAGGAGACCTCGACGGACTCGACGCGCTTCCCGAACAGCTGCGCGGCGACCTTCCCCGAGGTCTCCGCGAGGTCGACGTACGGCTCGACGCGCGGGAACGCCGCCTCGTCCATCGACGGCGCGTTCAGCGCGTTCATCACGGGTTCGCCCGCGAACGCAGCGACGATCTGGTCGGCGGTCGACACCGCGACGTTCTCCTGGGCCGCTTCGGTGCTCGCACCGAGGTGGGGCGTCACGACGACGTCCTCGACGTCCAAGAGGGGGTTGTCGGGACTCACGGGCTCCTCGGCGAACACGTCCACCGCCGCGCCCGCGAGCACGCCGTCCTCGACGGCCGCGGCGAGCGCGCCCTCGTCGACGACGCCGCCGCGCGCGCAGTTCACGACGTACCCGCCCTCGAGTTGCGCGAGCTCTTCCTCCCCAATCATGTTCTCGGTCTCGTCCGTCAACGGGACGTGCACGGTGAGGAAGTCCGCGCGGTCCAGGCACGCGTCGAGGTCGACGAGTTCCGCGCCGAGCTGTTCGGCGCGCTCCTCGCTGATGTAGGGGTCGAACGCGACGAGGTCCATCCCGAGCGCGTGGCACTTCTTCGCGACCTCCTGGCCGACGCGACCGAGGCCGACGACGCCGAGGGTCTTCCCGTTCACTTCGGTGCCGAGGAACTCGCCCTTCGCCCACTCGCCGCCCCGGAGGCGCGTATGGGCTTGCGGGATGGAGCGCGCGGTCGCGAACGCCATCGCGACCGTGTGCTCGCTCGCAGCGCGAACGTTCCCCTCGGGCGCGTTCGCGACGACGACGCCGTGCTCGGTCGCCGCGTCGATGTCGATGTTGTCCACGCCGATTCCGGCGCGACCGACGATGACGAGCTCCGGCGCCGCCTCGAAGACGGCCTCCGTCACCTCGGTCCCGGAACGCACGACCAGTCCGTTCGCGTCCGAGACCGCGTCGAGGAGCGCGTCGCCCTCGACGTCGTACGCCGTCTCGACCTCGTGACCGGCGTCTCTCAGGCGCTCGATACCCGCGTCGGCGATGGGGTCCGTCACCAGGACCTTCATACGCGAATCCATCATCCCGCCGCCCATAACGCTTCCTTTACCGGGGAGGGCGGCGAGAATTGCCGAACGATGCCAGACGACGACGCGACGCGCGAATCGCCGACGGGGACGCCAGTGGAGACCGACCGGAGCGCCGTCGAGACGCTCGCGAGCGACGAGGACCGCGACGCCCGACGCGCCCTCGTCCGCGACGTCGTGCTGCTCGCGCTCGTCGCCCTTTCGCCGACGGTCCAGCTCGTCGGCGCGTTCGTCGCACGAATCGCGAGGACGACCGACGCCGGCCCGTGGCGCGACCGGGCGTGACCGCGCTCTCCCGACCCACCACCTCGTGAGCAGCAGTCATTCCGACCAGCGGTTTCTTGACGTGCGCGCTCCAACCGGCGGGCAATGACGGATCTGGCCCCGGACCTCGACACGAGCACGGTCCGGGACGGGTCGAACGTCCTCATCGTCGGCCCCCCGATGACGGGCAAGCGCGAGTTGCTGTACGAGGTCCTGGCGGCCGACCGCGGCGACGACCGCGCGACGGCGTTCGTGACGACGCGGAAGGCCGCGGAAACCGTCGAGCGCGAGTACCGCGACGTCCACCCCGACGTCGACACGCTCGCGGTCGTCGACTGCGTCACCCGCCAGCGCGGGTTCGGCGGCGACGAGTCCGCGACCCGCCGGCTGGTGTCGAGCGCGGGCGACCTCACCGGGATCGGGATCGGCCTGACGGACTTCATGCGGCGGTTCCACCAGGACGAGTCGCTGTCGAGCACGAGCGTCGGCATGCACACGCTCTCGACGCTGCTGATGTACGCGGACGTCCGCCGCGTCTACCAGTTCCTGCACGTCCTCACGGGGCGCGTGGAGAGTTCGGGGTTCCTCGGCGGGTTCGTGCTCGACACGCCCGTCCCGCAGGACTCGCTTGGCATCATCAAGCAGCCGTTCGACGGCGTCGTCGAGGTCCGGGAAGTCGAGGCGACGGGGGCACGAGAGTACCGCGTCCGGGGCCTCCCGAGCGACGCCGGACCGCGAGCCTGGACCGAGTTCTGACGCGCCGTCGCGGCCGCGTCCCGGTCAGTGGAGGACTCGACACCGTCGACGCGACCGCGTCCCGCTACTGGCTGGTGTCGATGCCGAGCAGCGAGTACACGCCACAGGTGTTCGTCGCGCCCGTGACGAGGAGTATCAGCGAGAGCGCACCGAGGACGGGCGAGAGCACCACCGGTGCGCCGCCGACGGCGTCGGCGAGGATGGCGAGCGAGACGACGCCGAGGATGCCTCCGAGGACGACGCGACCGATACCGTCCGTTCGACCGACGTTCTGCTCCATACCGGAAAAATATGGTATCGAGTCACAAGAATAGCGGGCCGGTTCCAGACGACTGAGAACGCCGGTCGCGTTCGAGAGCGTCCGCTGGTCGCAGCCGGCGGCTGGCAGGAACAGTCGAGTCAGATCAGTCGTCGACGTTGAGGT
The Halorubellus sp. JP-L1 DNA segment above includes these coding regions:
- the serA gene encoding phosphoglycerate dehydrogenase — its product is MKVLVTDPIADAGIERLRDAGHEVETAYDVEGDALLDAVSDANGLVVRSGTEVTEAVFEAAPELVIVGRAGIGVDNIDIDAATEHGVVVANAPEGNVRAASEHTVAMAFATARSIPQAHTRLRGGEWAKGEFLGTEVNGKTLGVVGLGRVGQEVAKKCHALGMDLVAFDPYISEERAEQLGAELVDLDACLDRADFLTVHVPLTDETENMIGEEELAQLEGGYVVNCARGGVVDEGALAAAVEDGVLAGAAVDVFAEEPVSPDNPLLDVEDVVVTPHLGASTEAAQENVAVSTADQIVAAFAGEPVMNALNAPSMDEAAFPRVEPYVDLAETSGKVAAQLFGKRVESVEVSYEGDIAEEDVELVTASALKGVFEPLEWQVNAVNAPRIAEERGVEVTESKSRSSDDFQSLVTVTVSDGEAEVSVCGTLFAGDDPRIVRVDGYRVDAIPHGRMVIARNADEPGVIGLIGSVMGEYDVNIAGMFNARETIGGEALTVYNVDGDVPDAAIEALLADDRIIEVREIVLNGGT
- a CDS encoding DUF2892 domain-containing protein: MEQNVGRTDGIGRVVLGGILGVVSLAILADAVGGAPVVLSPVLGALSLILLVTGATNTCGVYSLLGIDTSQ